In Sphingomonas sp. SORGH_AS_0950, the following are encoded in one genomic region:
- a CDS encoding NAD kinase, whose protein sequence is MTLPVRRALVASPTAPAQAAVADLQNSADWVDFDEADYVIALGGDGFMLQTLHRMLERRRGPVPVFGMNLGTVGFLMNEWRGYGLEDRLARAKPFRVTPLKMTATGIDGRVHTLPAINEVSLLRETRQTAKLEVMVNGRIVLPELACDGILAATPAGSTAYNFSAQGPILPLGSALIALTPISPFRPRRWRGAILPDKARISIRVLDPGKRPVSAVADQREVRDVAQVDICMDRSRELTLMFDPEHALDDRITMEQFVA, encoded by the coding sequence ATGACGCTTCCCGTCCGGCGGGCGCTGGTCGCCTCGCCCACCGCCCCGGCCCAGGCCGCGGTCGCCGATCTGCAGAACAGCGCCGACTGGGTCGATTTCGACGAAGCCGATTATGTCATCGCACTCGGCGGCGACGGCTTCATGCTCCAGACGCTGCACCGGATGCTCGAGCGGCGGCGTGGCCCGGTGCCAGTGTTCGGCATGAACCTGGGCACGGTCGGCTTCCTGATGAACGAGTGGCGCGGCTATGGGCTGGAGGACCGGCTGGCCCGCGCCAAGCCGTTCCGCGTCACCCCGCTCAAGATGACCGCGACCGGGATCGACGGCCGCGTCCACACGCTGCCCGCGATCAACGAAGTGTCGCTGCTGCGCGAGACGCGCCAGACCGCCAAGCTGGAGGTCATGGTCAATGGCCGCATCGTCCTGCCCGAACTGGCCTGCGACGGCATCCTGGCCGCCACTCCGGCCGGGTCGACCGCCTATAATTTCTCGGCGCAAGGGCCGATCCTGCCGCTCGGCTCCGCGCTGATCGCGCTGACCCCGATCAGCCCTTTCCGTCCCCGGCGCTGGCGCGGGGCAATCCTGCCCGACAAGGCGCGCATCTCGATCCGCGTGCTCGATCCCGGCAAGCGCCCCGTCTCGGCGGTGGCCGACCAGCGCGAGGTCCGCGACGTGGCGCAGGTCGATATCTGCATGGACCGCTCGCGCGAGTTGACGCTGATGTTCGATCCCGAACACGCATTGGACGACCGCATCACGATGGAGCAATTCGTCGCCTGA